CGGGACCGTAACCGAGCCGGAAGTAAAACCGCGTCGTGGCCGGGTCGAAGCCGTAGGAGATGGGAATCGCGTAGCTGTCGGCGTCGCGAGCCAGCGCCAGTACGCCGGATCCGCCGCGGTCGAGAAACGCCTCGATCTCCGCGTCGCCCATCACCGACGAGTGGGTGTCACTCATAAGTGGACTGACGTGAGCAGCGTGCAAAAAGCTAGGTCTAGGTGGCTGTCAGTGCTGGTGGGTGAACAACAGCACGTCGTCGTCGTGCATCGAGACGCAGAGGTCGAGCAACCGGCTCAGTTCGAGGCTGTTGTACTCGTCTTCGCACACGACGAGGTCGTCGAATGGTTTTTCGCAGGCAGGACAGGCGATGCTCACCGTGTTCCGGTAGGTCGTCACACCACCTGCGCTTTCGTGGGGCGTGAGCGACTGCACCAGGTCGTCGTAGGTGTCTGAATCCATCGCTAGAGTGGTCGTCGTCGATCCGTGATAACTCTAGGTACGGGAACGTCAGAAGTACCCGCTCATCCCAGGCATAAGGAGGGTGAGCACTAGCACGATGATGAAACTGAGAGCAATGAAGCTGATAATTCCGAACACACCGCCGAGAACAACCGCACTCGACGCGAGGAACCCGCTCATACGATGACGGTTCTGGAGCCCCTTCGCTTGCATCGAGAGTCCATAGACGATGGCGATGAGGTTGAGAACTGGAATCCAGCCGACAGAGAGCAGCAAGGCGGTGGGGTACGCCAGCGCTTCGACGGTGCGCTTTAACCCCCGTGCCCCGAACGCGCTCACCACCGCGTGCGTACACACGACGTGACAGAGGAAACTCGTGTAGCCGAACAGACTGGCCAGGATGACGACAAGCGAGACGCTCGAAAAGACCGAGGAGAGCCCGGTCAAATCGACCACCGCACTCACCCCTCCGAGTAGCATTCCCCCTACCACTGCCGAGGCAGCGGCGTAAACGAGGGGGAATCGAACGTCCCTACTCGATTCATAGAACGCTTCTGAAGATAGGATGACTGAACGGGCACCATTGGCCCCTGTCTGTCGGCTTTTCATGACATCTGGTTTACGGGTATGCCGGTGTTAGTTATACTACGGATAGCAATTTTCCGCTAGCGTACCTGTCCACTACTGTGAAATAACAGTCTTTTAATCAGACCCTTTAACGCGAGGTGCTGTGCCGACAGAAACTCGAACCAGAGAGTGCCTTCAACATTGTCATACTCATTGAAATCGACGCGTACTGCGGACAATCGAAGTACTAATATGGGGAGAGTCGTTCATCAGTGTACGTTCGTCGGATACAATCCAGACGGTGCGTGACTCGCTTCGCTCGTCGTGTTGTATCGCGAAAATAATAGTGGACTTGCCGGGATTTGAACCCGGGGCCTCTCCCATGCCAAGGGAGTGATCTACCCCTGATCTACAAGCCCGCGTCAGCAATATTCGCTTTCCGGCGGTTGTTCATAAACCCATCGAACCACCTTCGGGAGGGCGAAAATGCGCATAGAAACCGTTTAGTGGCTCAGGGGGTGAACTACCCGTGGGAACAACACGGCCGCAAATCTGACATCGCCGTGCACTTGCACGGCTCTGGGATTGCGGTAGTGACCGGCGCGTCCCGCGCCGAAACGTCTAGAGCGGTCTGTGCGGTTCCTATCCTCAACTATGGCACGAATGCACACTCGACGCCGCGGCTCGTCCAAATCGGACCGACCCGTGGCTGACGAACCACCGGAGTGGAGCGACGTCGACGCAGACGCAGTCGAAGAGCGCGTCGTCGAACTGGCAGAACAGGGTCACACCCCAGCCGTCATCGGACTCAAACTCCGTGACGAAGGTGTTCAGGGCACGCCTGTCCCGAACGTCAAGCTGGCGACGGGCAAGAAGGTCACCCAGATTCTCGAAGAGAATGACGCGAAGGACGACCTTCCAGCAGACCTCCGTAACCTCATGACGCGCGCCGTGCGTCTCCGAGACCACATGGAGGAGAACCCGAAGGACCACCAGAACAAGCGGGCACTCCAGAACACGGAGTCGAAAGTGCGCCGGCTGGTCTCGTACTACCGCGGCGACGAGCTCCCCGCGAACTTCAAGTACGAGTACGAAGAGGCCAAAGAAATCCTCGGTCTCCAGTAATCGATGTCCGCAACCGGTCGCACAGGAGGAGACGCCCCCGACGCGAGTGAACTCGCCGCGACGTGCCGCGACGCCGACTTCGTTCGGTTCGTCGCCCACGCAGACGGCGATGCACTCGCCGCAACGGGGCTCATCGCCCGCGCCCTGAGCGGTGCTGGCGTCCCCTTCCAGGCGAGTGTGGCTCGCTCGGGGAACCTCTCGCGACCGGCCAACACGGACGACGTCACCACACTCCTCGTCGGCGGGACCGACCCGTCGTACGACGGTGCCATCGACGCCAGCGCACGACCGGCGAGCGTGACGGCGGAAACCGTCGCACGCGAACTCGCTGCGGACCCCGACCCGGTGTGCGCCCTCGCGGGCGTCGTCGCCGCGGAAGGGCATCCGAGCGAGTACGCGGAGCTTCTCGAACGCGCAACGGAGCGTGACCTCGTGAATCAGCGACCCGGCGTCGGAATCCCGACGGCGGACCTCGCGAACGGGCTCGCCCATACGACCCTCGCTCACGCGCCCTTCTCAGGGAATGAGGGGGCCGCGACCGCGGCGCTGGCAGACATAGAGTTACCTGTCGACCTCGACACCCGCGCACAGCGACGCCTTGCTTCGTTGCTCGCCCTCGCTACTGTCTCTGCAGACGGGGCGACACCGCGAGCAGCCGAGGCGGTCGAGCGCGCCCTGCACCCCCATGCGACCGACGGCCCGTTCGCCACGGTCGAAGGGTTCGCAGACGTACTTGACACCGTCGCACGCGAGCAGCCGGGCACGGCGCTCGCACTCGCGCTCGGACACGATGCGAAGGCCCCAGCACTCGACGCCTGGCGTGCCCATTCGAAGCGGACGCACGCGGCACTCCGCGAGGCGGCGACCGGCCGATACGACGGCCTGTTCGTCGCCCGCATCGACGACGACGCGAACCCGCCAGTTCGAACGACGGCCCGCCTGCTCCGGGATTTCCGCTCGCCGGAGCCCGTGGCGCTGGTCGTCGCGGACGGCCGGGCCGCAGTTTGCGCGACCGAGCAACAGGGGCTTCTTGGCGAAAAGATGGCAGCGGCCGCGGCTACCGTCTCTGGAACCGGCGGTGGGCGCGACAGACAGGGCTACGCCGAATTTGGGGCCGACGTGTCGGCTCCGGATTTCGTCACGGCGTTCAGGGAGGCGCTATGAAACGCGCGACCATCCGGACCACACACGAGCACGCCGCGGAGATTGCGGCGGCGCTCGAACCGGACAACACGCCAGAGATGCGCATGACGGTCACCGACGGCGAAATCGAGATGATCATCGAGCGCGAGACGACCGGCGGCCTGCAATCGACCGTCGACGACTACGTGGTGAACCTCACGGTGGCAGCACAGCTTACGAACAACCCGAAAACAGAATCCAACAATGAGTGAACGATCAGTCTCTCGGCGTAAACAGCAGAAGCGTTGGTACAAGGTGCTCGCACCTGAACAATTCGACCGCGCAGAACTCGGTCAGACGCCTGCTGACGAAGCCGAGAAGGTCTACGACCGAACCATCGAAACGACGCTTGGCGAACTGACGAACGACGCCAGCAAGAACAACACCAAACTCACCTTCAAGGTGAACGACGTCGGCAGCGACGCCGCGTACACCGAGTTCGTAAAGCACGAACTCACCCGCGACTACCTTCGCAGCCTCGTCCGGCGCGGAGCCTCGAAAATCGACGCGAACATTACGGCCATCACGAAAGACGGCTACCGCGTCGAGATTCAGCCGCTCGCCCTGACGACCAAGCGTGCGAACCACAGCCAGGAACACGCAATCCGCAAGCAGATGATCAACATGGTCGAGGAGACCATCGAGGACCACACCTACGAGCAGATCGTCGACAGCATCGTCGACGGTCGCATCTCCTCCGCCATCTACGCGGAAGCGAAGACCATCTACCCGCTTCGCCGTGTCGAAGTCCAGAAATTCACCCTCGAAGCCCGCCCAGAAGAGGTCGAGGCCGAGGAAGAAGCCTCCGTCAGCGTAGACGAAGAGGACATCGGCGTCGACGTCGACGAAGAACTCGAAGCAGAAGACGACGAAGAAACCGAAGCGTAATTCGGCCTTCTCGTTATCGAGATATTTTGCGGTTTGCGGATAGGTTGCGGCCTGCGGACGGGTGCGTCCCATCGCCCCCACGAGCGACGGCTATTCGGTGACGACGAACGTCGCAATCATCCCGCCGGGTTCGTGGGGGACGCAGAAATAGGTGTACTCGCCGGGAACTTCGGGCGTGTATTCGTAGGTTTCACCCGGTGCGATGGAACCGCCGAGGTTGCCCGTCCAGGAGTCTCTCGCTGCCTGTTCTGACTCGAAGCCACCGGAGGCGAAGTAGGCAGCACCGTCGGGAATGTCGGCCTCGTAGGCCGTCACGGTGTGACTGCGGCCACCTGTGTTCTTCCAGACGATGGTCGTGCCGACGGGAACCTCGTAGGGGTCGCTCGGATGGACGAAGCGGTTTGCGGACATCCCGATGTCGTACTCCGCGCTCCCGTCTGGCTGTCCAGACGACGTACAGCCAGCCACAGACAGTGTCAGGGCGGTCGCGGCGGTGGAGAGAAACGCACGCCGGTGCATAGTCGAATCTCACGGCTGGAACGATATATGCTCGCCGATTGGGTGTGCGAACGAACATAAAGAGGTAAGGCCGAACCTCTCCACCGCCACAGTATGCAGCCCCGTTTCGTCGGGCGGTTGGGACTCGCGGACGCGGTCACCGTCGCCAACGCGGCTCTCGGCTTTCTGGCCGCCGCCGTGGCGATGGTCGACCCGTCGCTCGCCGCGCGACTGATACTGCTCGCCGCCGTCGCCGACGGACTGGACGGCGTCATCGCCCGGAAGATGGGCGGGACGCCGGTCGGTGACTACCTCGACTCGCTCGCGGACGTGGCCTCGTTTGGCGTCGCCCCCGCGTTGTTCGTCGTGAGCGTCGCCAACGCGGAGTGGGGCCTCGTTCTCGGTGACCTCTCGATGCGAG
This sequence is a window from Haladaptatus sp. QDMS2. Protein-coding genes within it:
- a CDS encoding 30S ribosomal protein S15, encoding MARMHTRRRGSSKSDRPVADEPPEWSDVDADAVEERVVELAEQGHTPAVIGLKLRDEGVQGTPVPNVKLATGKKVTQILEENDAKDDLPADLRNLMTRAVRLRDHMEENPKDHQNKRALQNTESKVRRLVSYYRGDELPANFKYEYEEAKEILGLQ
- a CDS encoding exonuclease RecJ; its protein translation is MSATGRTGGDAPDASELAATCRDADFVRFVAHADGDALAATGLIARALSGAGVPFQASVARSGNLSRPANTDDVTTLLVGGTDPSYDGAIDASARPASVTAETVARELAADPDPVCALAGVVAAEGHPSEYAELLERATERDLVNQRPGVGIPTADLANGLAHTTLAHAPFSGNEGAATAALADIELPVDLDTRAQRRLASLLALATVSADGATPRAAEAVERALHPHATDGPFATVEGFADVLDTVAREQPGTALALALGHDAKAPALDAWRAHSKRTHAALREAATGRYDGLFVARIDDDANPPVRTTARLLRDFRSPEPVALVVADGRAAVCATEQQGLLGEKMAAAAATVSGTGGGRDRQGYAEFGADVSAPDFVTAFREAL
- a CDS encoding KEOPS complex subunit Pcc1; translation: MKRATIRTTHEHAAEIAAALEPDNTPEMRMTVTDGEIEMIIERETTGGLQSTVDDYVVNLTVAAQLTNNPKTESNNE
- a CDS encoding 30S ribosomal protein S3ae; its protein translation is MSERSVSRRKQQKRWYKVLAPEQFDRAELGQTPADEAEKVYDRTIETTLGELTNDASKNNTKLTFKVNDVGSDAAYTEFVKHELTRDYLRSLVRRGASKIDANITAITKDGYRVEIQPLALTTKRANHSQEHAIRKQMINMVEETIEDHTYEQIVDSIVDGRISSAIYAEAKTIYPLRRVEVQKFTLEARPEEVEAEEEASVSVDEEDIGVDVDEELEAEDDEETEA
- a CDS encoding plastocyanin/azurin family copper-binding protein, which gives rise to MHRRAFLSTAATALTLSVAGCTSSGQPDGSAEYDIGMSANRFVHPSDPYEVPVGTTIVWKNTGGRSHTVTAYEADIPDGAAYFASGGFESEQAARDSWTGNLGGSIAPGETYEYTPEVPGEYTYFCVPHEPGGMIATFVVTE